One Rosa chinensis cultivar Old Blush chromosome 5, RchiOBHm-V2, whole genome shotgun sequence genomic region harbors:
- the LOC112164049 gene encoding LOW QUALITY PROTEIN: phosphomethylpyrimidine synthase, chloroplastic (The sequence of the model RefSeq protein was modified relative to this genomic sequence to represent the inferred CDS: deleted 3 bases in 2 codons), whose product MLYCATREKLDPEFVRSEVARGRAIIPSNKKHLELEPMIVGRKFLVKVNANIGNSAVASSIEEEVYKVQWAAMWGADTVMDLSTGRHIHETREWILRNSAVPVGTVPIYQALEKVDGIAENLNWEVFRQTLIEQAKQGVDYFTIHAGVLLRYIPLTAKRMTGIVSRGGSIHAKWCLANHKENFAYEHWDDILDICNQYDVALSIADGLRPGSIYDANDTAQFAELLTQGELTRRAWEKDVQVMNEGPGHVPMHKIPENRAKQLDWCNHEASFYTLGPLTTDVAPGYLDHMTAMSFHDETLAEGAKVAHFCSMCGPKFCSMKITEDVRKYAEEHGYGTAEEAVKRGMDAMSAEFLAAKKTVSGEQHGEIGGEIYLPESYVKSSER is encoded by the exons ATGTTGTATTGTGCCACCCGCGAGAAGCTGGATCCAGAGTTTGTGAGATCAGAAGTGGCTCGTGGGAGGGCAATTATCCCTTCCAATAAGAAGCACTTGGAGCTGGAGCCAATGATCGTTGGGAGAAAGTTTCTGGTCAAAGTTAATGCAAACATAGGAAACTCTGCTGTTGCCAGCTCTATTGAAGAGGAAGTTTATAAGGTCCAGTGGGCAGCTATGTGGGGTGCTGACACTGTTATGGACCTCTCTACAGGTCGCCATATCCATGAGACCCGTGAGTGGATCCTACGTAACTCTGCTGTACCAGTAGGGACTGTACCCATCTATCAAGCACTTGAAAAGGTGGATGGAATTGCAGAAAATCTTAACTGGGAAGTGTTCAGACAAACTCTGATTGAACAAGCTAAGCAGGGTGTAGATTACTTCACCATCCATGCTGGGGTTCTACTACGGTACATCCCACTAACAGCAAAGCGTATGACAGGAATTGTCTCTCGAGGAGGATCCATTCATGCAAAGTGGTGCTTAGCTAATCATAAAGAGAATTTTGCTTATGAGCACTGGGATGACATACTTGACATCTGTAATCAATATGATGTTGCCCTGTCAATAGCTGATGGCTTGAGACCGGGTTCGATTTATGATGCCAATGATACTGCACAGTTTGCCGAGCTATTAACTCAGGGAGAACTGACCCGCAGGGCATGGGAAAAGGATGTACAGGTAATGAATGAAGGACCTGGACATGTTCCAATGCACAAGATTCCTGAGAACAGGGCAAAACAGCTGGACTGGTGTAAT CATGAAGCGTCTTTCTACACTCTCGGTCCTTTGACAACTGATGTTGCTCCTGGATAT CTAGATCATATGACTGCCATGTCCTTCCATGATGAAACCTTGGCAGAAGGTGCCAAGGTGGCCCATTTTTGCTCAATGTGTGGGCCAAAGTTCTGTTCTATGAAGATAACAGAGGATGTCAGGAAGTATGCTGAGGAGCACGGTTATGGAACTGCCGAGGAAGCTGTGAAGCGTGGTATGGATGCCATGAGTGCTGAGTTTCTTGCTGCCAAGAAAACTGTCAGTGGAGAACAACATGGTGAAATTGGTGGAGAAATTTACTTGCCAGAAAGTTATGTAAAATCCTCTGAGAGGTGA